The genome window CCGCGGCGGTCGTAAGGCATGTATTCGCCCCGAGGCGGACTACGAGGCCGTCCATAAGGGCGAGGGGGTGCGTACGGGTCATCATAATGGCGAGGTGGCGGGGGTGGGCGGACATCGTAGGGGTCATCGTAGGGACGACGCGGGGGAGGGTAGTCTTCCAtccgaggacgaggaggagtgCGGCGTCCGTATCCATCCCGGTCATAATAGTCCCTCCGGATTGGGATGGGAGAGCGTTCCCGATAGTGAGCCCGGGGGCTGTAGCCACGCGGCGCAGGGAACCGCCGGTCATACTCATCCATGGGCGGGTAACTCCGACGAGGGGACCGAGATCGGTACGGGTCACGAATGGCACGTTCATCCGGGTAGGTTTGAATCTAGGAAGGGTATGAGGTTTCTCGTTCCACTCAGATCATATGTACCAGTGAAGTTGCTTACATCGGCAATGCAAGTTACGCGGGAGCCTTTGAATTCACGTCCGTCCAGCTTCTCAATGGCCGTCTTCAGGTCGTTGGCGGTCTCGAATTCCACGAATCTTGGGGGCATATGTCAATGGGGTCCTGTCCGACCGGAtaggaagttgaagaattAACCCACCCTCTGCCGAGTTCACGGCCAGTTTCAGAGTAAACCACGTCCAAGCCAGACTGACGCGCAAAGTCTTTAAGATCCTAGATAACCCCAGGATGTGAGTCCATATCCAGGTGCAAGAGTGGTACAGTGGTATCCGATGTGTCCGGGTGCCAGCAATTAGAAAAATACAATATGGAATAACAGGCCAGGAAGGGACCCAAGCGATACAGGGTAGTAGGCGAAGGGATCCTTCGATGACTGCGAGGGCGTTCCATCCTGGACAGGGTTGTCCGGCCTCAGCTCTCAGCTCTCAGAGCTGGGGTTCGACCATGGAAGGCAGCCATCCAGCCTTCCTTTCAGTTAGGTGGGGTCCGAAAGTTGGTAGGTGAACGACCCATACATCATGAGGAGCTGATCATCGTCGCCAGGATTCCCTTGGGCCGTAGGTGGAGGAACATAGAATGGAGTACAGGAAAAGGATGAATTAGGGAACGCAAATCGGCCGAGATGCAAGGCGTCCGGTGGATCCAGAAGAAAGGGGACTTGGGCTGCTAACCTGCCAACTTGTTTCCGGGAGTCCAGAAACCATCATGCGAAAGATCGTGCGACGCGGACGAGGCATGTTGGGACGGTCCATTGGGCCAGGGAAGTTCTCCTTGCGGCGCGGTCCACGGGCAAATTGCACGGTGAGGCGCTCGCCTTTGAAGTCACTGCCGTCTGCATGGAGAGTTAAGTCAACCATGAAGGTCTTTGAATATGGTGCTTGCGTGGTACATACGGAAGGCTAGATAATCGTCCTAGATTAGCATGGTCACGCGACAGCTAGGGAGCGAAACAGGGTGACTTACCGGGTACAACATCTCTAGCATCCATCGCATCCTCGTATTCGATGAAACCGAAGCCATTCATGAGCTTGATCTCTGTAATCTTTCCGGAACCATGGGTGCTGAAATGTTCCTCGATATCCTGTTTAGTCACTGTAAAAGAAACCCCACTAATGGCGCCCACCCGGGGCGCCGTGAGTACAATGTCAGCCTACTGCGAATGGTTTTGAAAGAACAAATAACCGAGACAACTGGATATGATTTCGAAGCTGCCAACCCAGTATCCGGAAAACTGAGTTTACCGTGACACAAGCAAGGAAGATTGAAacgaaaggaaggaaaaatcCGCCATCAATCTCCGGAGGGGTGAAAACCTCGGTGACTCAGGGAGGTCAATCCAGACGCATGGCGATCCAGCGGAATATCCCGATTTCTGTGTCGAAGATAGAGGTGGACAAGAAGGGCAACATCCAGAGCGGGTTGAGGAGAAAACAAGGAGACCTAAGGAGAGTTTGTAGATGGCTTCATACCATTGCGGGGGAGATTCCCGAGATAGAGTCGGGTGGACGAGACCTCAGTCATGGcgggtagtagtagatggcgAGAGAGATAGGACTAGCACAGCGCGCACAATGGTCGAGGTGAAATCCGTCCAGGCAAATCAACAAGCAAATCGCAGTCGCAACGCTTCTGGCCCTGCGGGAACGTGGTTTAGACAAGAAAATTCCGATTCAATGATGGTACAGGCGACCGTGGGGAAGCAGATCCTTGAGGGGTCAAATGGGTCGTTATCCTGGGCAATCTAGAGCTGGAAGTTGTGATGGCGGCAGTATTCAGCAAAGTAATAATTCCTGGTGTTTATCCGGGGAATGCGAGGACCATAGAACGGTTCCAGAAGGTAACGGTGGGCCTGACTGATTAGGGAAGCAAGGAGAGGATAGTTTGGTACGCTGAGGGGACAGCTGAACCAGAGATGAAGTAGCTCTCAGGTAAGAGCTGGCTTTCACgcgcgcacacacacaatcgGGACTGGAAGAGGGTTAGATGGTGACGGAGATCCGGTCgagcgggagaaggagagcGGCAGCACGGGGAATCCAGGGAAGCGCTGGGCAAAGAGAGCGAGACAGGCAggatcagaagaagatgagggagaaaggagagTTTTGAGGGCGAATGGACCGGGTCACAgcagggaaaagaggagaagcgcgAACTGATTGGGAGAGGCTGACCGCCCTGCCAAACCAGAAATCCgggtggaaatggaaatTCAACTTGATGCTGGCGGTGGGAAGGCACCCAATCAGAGGCCGCAGTCTGGAATCGCCTCACTTTGTTTCCCTCGGCGGGATCCACGTGGCCCCGCCTGACCTTTTTCTGTAGTACTTTGTCCACTATGTCACTCTCTACTAGCTACAGAGGCAGTGCTGTTGCCCATATTTATGAGTTATTCATGTAGAATCTATTATGCTGAGCAGCCGATCTACATTTATCTTACTCAACACTTCTTGAACCAGCACCACTACTCCGGTACAGCCCTGCTGCATCCCTCTATAATTATCTCGGCTTCAGCCCACTCGGGTGGCCCGGTCAAGCTTCCTACTAAAGTAGCTGAATGCTTTAGTCGTTCCGGCATTCTACATACTAGGTAGGATACATACAGCACCAATAGTATAGTAGGCAATGGTAGCAGGATGTACAATGATATCACTATGTATATCATATCAATGATTGAAGTATGTCTTCTTTAGTCATCTACTTTGTAGTTTACTGTTCAACATCTACCccatactaatatattaatgtAGAAAAAATGGAACCTCCACTAATCTGCACTGGGTCTAGTCCCTGCCAAGCAATTAACAAGGCTGTCAATTCTGCAGGGATGGGCAGTCGCAGCTGAGATTCAGCTCCAATGAATATGACTGATCTCATCATCAGGCAAAGTAATGCATATTTGCCACAGGGTGGCTGGACAATATTACATTgcaatcttatatatttgcGTTGATGTAATAGGATCTACCTGTGATTATAGTCAGCCTCTCATTcaaacaacaaaacaaatTGCGTCCATAACATTGTTGAGTATGCTAGTTAGGACGATGACGTTCTGGCTTTGATCGGCATGGACATACTTTGTGTATTTGCACAGCGTGTACTATGTACTAAGTAGGCAGTCCTTGAGATACTCTACCTACAATGAATATACTTGACTATAGCCATCGCTACCGCTAGTAAATACATGGATGAGATAGTATCTTAATGTTATGTACGTGTCTCTGGAAAACACCAGACCCCTTTTACATTGTATTTGATTGCGCACTATTCTACCCAGTGTGTTAAAAATAGTATGGTATAACATTGCCATGTTATGAAGCGGCGAGTGTTGATTGTATACTAACGTTGAGTTTTCTGGACACTTTGCCACTGAAACGCCTACGCAAAGTCCTCATATTTTGCTATATTTGAACAGTGAGACCATCCATGCTATGCTAGCCACCGAGATGCAGGCAGAACGCTTATAGAATGCTGGTATGTATTACGTGTTTGGCCGAAGCCTACAGGACGTATGCCACATTTCCGGCGTACAACAGTTTAGAGACAACACATCACCGCAATATATTCGGCATATGAACCAATTATACTTTGGCGTGTAGCAATTAAATGCTGGGGTGTATTAAGGGGGTCATGCTAAGTAGACGACTTAAAGCGAATCGCAGCACCACGTCAAAAGGGGTGTGAAGAATAAAAGACGCGCGGCGTTCcaaaaatgaagaaaagagacagaaggaaAGTAATATGCACAGTCCAATAGAGTGCTTGAGTTCAAGATATATTCGGAGTTATGGAATTCCGGTACTCCTTCTTGTCTCTACCCTTCTGTGAGCTACTTTCAACTGCCGCAGTCGTTGACAGTTGGAAGAGGGCTCGTAGTATGTTGTGGCTGGTCACCCCCCGCCCCCATAAGCTTATACCCTGGTACCTCAAAAGTAGTTCGAAAACACACAGGATAGACAGGCAATAGGACGCAATAAATCGACCCTGCGGTATATACGCTTTTCAACATCATGTCCATACCAAGTGGCAAAGTCCTCAACCAATTGGCGAGCCTCTCCACAGCCTCGTTCTTCACGAGCCTCACCAGATGAACACTAAAGGCTGCTCAGGGCATTGTGGCAATAGGCCTCGGGCCCACTTTCCGTGTTTTCAAGGCGAATGATGGCTTCTTTGGCGAGCATAATCACCTCTATATCCCAGCCCTCCTGACCTTCCTCAGGTCCATCATAGAAGCTAGCATACCAGTCCAAGATCTGTATGACATCGCCGACATAACCAAGCAACCCCGGGGAGCGTAGCCAGTCAGCCAAGTCGTAGCAATTGGGGCGTCCAAAAGCGTTTCGCAGGTGTCGTTCTTGTCGCTGCACTGACGACACAGGGTTGAGATGTAGGGATCAAGATATGATACCTTGCATTGGTTTTAGATGGTATAATGGGTGGTATGGTTAATATGGATGAGACTGGCTTTCAATTGTATGTAGCGAATACACTCTCTGGCATCTGACAACCTCCGAAATGGTTATGGATGTAATTGTACTCTTGATGTTGACTCAACGGCGAGTGAGACTCCAACCCCACGTATAGTCATATGAGATAATAGTAATCAACAGATAGAATTCCAAAATCTTGTCGCTAGATAAACTGAAAAATGTTGGCAACGGTGTAGTACAGATGTACTTCTTTTGCCCACACCGTTTCGACAAGAGCTAAGGCTTTATCGTTCAAGCTATCTAGGATATATAGAGGAGTAGTAGGAATAACCAGAGAGAGCAGTCACCGCTGCATGACATCGAGACAGGCGGAGAGAGTAGAGATGAGGTATTCATCATTATCATATCATACGAATGCAGTTAAAAGGTACACTGTCTAGAAAGCAGAGTAGGTATGAAGGGTGCAAAATATAGGGTATGATGGATATGCCAATGGTCCAGTGCAGCGGTAAAGGGCATGAAGCCATAGTCTGCACTAATAGACACCGGAGAGGCTCCACTTATGAGGAAACGATCTTAGTATAGCCCTAAGCGGGGATCCCTGCAGCACAGAGCACTAAGTGTCAGGCTATATAGAAGAGCATCCGTTCGGAGGCTTCGCTTCACATGATAATGGCTCTCCTTTAAGGTATGCCCGAATCACGTGCAAATGAATTATCAAGATGCTGGGCAATTTGttctcttatttttttttgggAAATTGGGACACTTTGAGCGGCTGTCATTGAATACTTCATTTGTACAGGATTAGTAGTAAAAAGTTATCTAAACGTATGGGTGATCTTTCTACCGGCACCTCTGTCTCACATCAGCAGTGTTAAGTAGCATAGCCGATGCCAAGTTTGAGTTCAATATTAAAGAGCCAGCACTTGACATGAGATATCTTCTAGCACTTTGACGTTGACTCCATGGTGGATTTACTCGGATGGAGAGTGGCAGCCATGATATATCCGAAGACGACTATCTAGATACTCGGTGCATGTGTCGAGACTcgatacttactactagtagaagATCATATCCGACGGGATTGACGGCAAACCCGCGGGCGGAGCGGCAAGCGTGCGAATGATTCCCATCACCGAACCTCCCATTGGCCGACATAGCCTCGGGTAGTCCCAAGACAGGTCAAGTTCTGCCCGCAACCTCCAGCACCCACCGCCAAATTTTATCCCACGGCCGCCATATTCTTAGTCACGTTCTCCATTGCCGGTGACGGAGAGGGGACTTACTTAGCCTACTTACTCTTCTGATCTGGATCCCACGCTTGAAAgttgcttcttccttctccttcaccatcccGCCTGGTGCCCATTCCTGTGCCCTTCTCGTTCGCCACTCCTTTCACCCATTGCTTGCTTCCATCCTACCATGCAGTTGTCTCGTTTATAGGAGCTCCCCATTCAAGCAACACACTGTGACATCTCCTCTCCTACATTGCTCCCTTTCTGAATCTCCGCCATGGCTTCGAAAGGAGCTGTCTTGCCTCTTTTGAGGCGCGAATTGCGACCCACTTGGTCGCGATTCTCCAGACCCTCCGCCTCTCTCGCCCCCTTCAGCAACTCCGCCCGAATCTCGAACAGCTCCCTCGCAGCGTCCGGCAAGCGTGCCATTCGTCGCACCTTGTTCTTCCCGCCCGTTCAGACTCGAGCCTTTTCGCAATCACTATCCCGAAAGCTGACTGATGAGCATGGCAACTTTGATCCGCGACAGTTGGACAGGGAGTCGGATGAGGTCGATGTCTGTatcgtcggtggtggtatgtaGAATGACCCGGACCTGTTTCGTTTGGCGTATAGAGGTATGGTACAGGATTTAAGTAACTAACCGACTGTCTTTATTACAACATAGGCCCTGCTGGtctggctgctgccatcCGATTGAAGCAGCTCGCCAACGAGGCCGGCAACGAGGAGTTCCGTGTCATCGTGTTGGAAAAGGCCGGTGAACTCGGTGCGCACGTCCTTTCGGGTAACGTCCTGGAGCCTACCGCCATGAACGAGCTGTTGCCAGATTGGTTGTCGGAAGACAATCCGTCTCGCTTCGAGAATGTGACTCCGGCGAAGGAGGATAAGATGCGCTTTTTGACCAAAAACTCGGCCATTCCGATCCCTGCGCCGCCACAGATGAACAACCATGGCAACTACATTATCAGTCTGAACGAACTTACGAAGTGGATGGGAGAAAGGGCTGAGGAATTGGGTGTTGAAGTATATCCCGGATTTGCGGCCAGTGAACTCGTCTACAAGAAGTCGGATGGATCGGTTCTCGGTGTGGCCACCAATGATTTGGGTGTTGGTCGCGACGGCAAGGCCAAGGACAGCTTCGAGCGGGGAATGGAGTTCCACGCCCGCGTGACCCTTCTTGCTGAGGGTTGCCATGGTAGCTTGACGAAGCAGGTGGTCAAGAAGTACGACCTGAGGCGCGATAGCCAGCCTCAGACCTACGGTATTGGTGTGAAGGAGATCTGGGAGATCCAGCCCGAGAAGTTCAAGCCCGGTGAGATCACACACTCCCTGGGATACCCCCTTCCTAGTGACACGTATGGTGGTGCGTGGATGTACCACTTTGGCGACAACATGGTCAGCATTGGCttggtggttgggttggacTACCCGAACCCCTGGCTGTCGCCCTATGGCGAgttccagaagctcaagcACCACCCTCTGTACAAGGACGTCCTCGAAGGTGGAAAGTGCATCTCGTACGGTGCACGGGCTCTCAACGAGGGTGGATTCCAGTCGATCCCGAAGTGCGCTTTCCCGGGAGGAGCGCTTATCGGCGATAGTGCTGGATTCTTGAACGTTCCGAAGATCAAGGGCACACACTCCGCAATGAAGTCGGCCATGCTTGCTGCCGAATCCGCCTATGCGGCCCTGCAGGGCAGCTCGGAGGGCTCTGTATTCCTGTTCGACTATGAAGAAGCTCTGCGCAAGTCGTCCATCTGGAAGGAGCTGTACGAGGTGCGTAACATGCGGCCCTCTTTCAGCACGCCACTGGGTCTCTATGGCGGTATCCTGTACTCTGGACTCGAAGCATACGTTCTCAAGGGCAAGGCTCCCTGGACTTTGAAGCACCATGGCACGGATGCTGCTGCGACCAAGATGGCGTCTGAATGCAACAAGATCGAGTACCCCAAGCCCGACGGAGTGATCAGCTTTGATATCCTCACCAGCGTCAGCCGCACGGGTACCAACCACGAGGAAGACCAGCCAGTGCATTTGCAGGTGGAGGACTGGGACAAGCACACCGATGTTGCCTGGCCCAAGTACCAGGGTGTCGAGAACCGCTTCTGCCCTGCCGGTGTGTATGAGTACGTGGAGGACTCTAGCAAGCCTCACGGCGTTCGCTTCCAGATCAACTCCCAGAAGTAAGTCAAACCCGAATGCTCGTACTGTTTCTCTTGCTAACTAGTCATAGCTGCATTCACTGCAAGACCTGTGACATCAAGGTGCCTACCCAGGATATCAACTGGCAGACACCTCAAGGTGGAGAGGGCCCGAAGTACTTCATGACTTAGGCCTAGCGATTTTTCAACACTTACATATTTCTCTCTACCCTTCATCAGGGTACAAAaaggattggatggattaGAGTATCCATTGTGGCGTTGGTTACTAATGTTTGATCATGTTTTATTTCTAGGCCGGTGGATGCCTGTTACGTTATTGCGTGTTGAGCCCGGACGGGgccttgtatatatagttgtACTCCATAGTTCGCGGTGACGATGAATACTGAGTATACCGGTTACTCGGGAAATAAGCTGTTTTGCTCAGCGTAAGCTACCTAGAAGCAGCGCAGATGTCTAGATAATGTTCAAGCTGAATGTTAGGGCAGCTAAAGCAAGTCTGATAATATCACAACGAGCCTAGCAACCTCACAGCTAAGCCATTATGGCTCTCCCACGAGCATATACTTCAAATGAtgcaaccaaccaaccaaccaactaacaCATGCAAAATGACAAGCATCCAGGAACACACCTCCGAAAATACACCCGAATTCCATCACTTCCCCATCACAACCCCCAAAGGGATGTATCCCCTAACCTCACAACACCGTCATACACACCCTAACCCCCGCAACTACCAGTCCATCAACGCTCCGAAGTAACAATCTAGACCAAACCTTCACGGAACTCACTTCAGAAAGTATCTTAATCACTGGATGGCGCGACACAGCTATAAAAAGCGCACATCTGTCTCCGAATCCCAAGTTGTCACGACTATCAAGCCTACTACGACCAaactcaccatcaccatcaccatcaccatcatacAACACACGATCAAATCAACCGTCAACAGCAAACATGGTCTTTGGTACTAATTCCACCAGCATGCCATCAACTCGAACCCTAACCACCACCCCTggtccctcctccccaatggacgacgaagacgtcGTAGAAGTGGTCGACACCGCCGCCtccacttcatcctcctcatcatcccctccatccacccGCCTCATGGCCGTCGGGAAATGCAAAGCGGAACTCAAATCCGGCAATATAGGCCTAGATTGTCCCTGCAACAGGGGAATCTTCTCTCTAACCCATACCAACGATATCAGCGATAAATGCATCGACTGCGAGCACTCCGTCGCAGATCACGAGGGCATTGATATCGATATCCAACGAAAAGGCAtgtccttcccttcccttctcccctctaTCCCTATCCCATAGaacatccccccccccccccccctccccccaaaccaaCCGGACCACCAATATCTAAACAAATGAGAGAGATAATAGAAGACACCCGGCACACAACCCTCACCAAACTCACCAACCTAATGGACCACTACCCCCTCCTCTACGTGCGCGGCATCCCCGACAGCGGCAAAGGAACCGTGAACCAATTCCGGCGCGAGAACATCATGCTCATGACGCGGGAGCAAGAAGCGAAtagcttctttcttcctgtgGATAAGCCGCTGGAGGAGTTCGACTCGGAGGATGATCGTCTCCTCACGCAGATTCTTGGCTCGTTTAATCGCCTGTGTAATGATCCGcagatcttcttcctggtgatTTACTTTTTGACCCTGTCGGCCTGGTTAAGTGATCGGTTTATTAAGCAGGTGGTTTTGCCCTATTTGCCTGCGCCGGGGGCCGGGATGAGAGGGTTGAGATAGTGATTACTACGTAGTATTACTAGGTGATTTTTTGGaggggtgttggggaggtaGGTTGGGGGGGTTATAAAATGAATAGTAGTTTTTTCGTTAAGAAAATGGGTGTTGTTTAGGTTGGGACTGTAGTTGTAGTAAATTTGTTGTAGTTGTTGTAGTGAAGTCGAGATGTATACTAAGAGTTAAGTAggtaagtatatatagttcCCAAAACGGTAAAATCACTACAAGAAACCGGTGTACTGACGATCCACGATAACCATAAACCAATCGAAATTAACTAACTATAGAATGTATACTATCTTAGTTACTTCCTACATGCATCAAGTATGCAGCAACCGAAAAAAAGGGGGTGTCAACGTGACCGACAGTTAATGCTGATCACATGAAAAGAACGAAAacgaaaaatagaaaaacaaaaacaaacgACCCTATGACGCCAAGCTCCCGAATGCGAAAGCGATGCTGCTTTTGCCGCTTGCCGAAtaagcaaaaagcaaagcaagcaagcgaCAAGTAACGCTGACAGCCCATGTGATGGATGTTCATCACCGACCGACTTTTTTCTAATCTATTCCAATTTGTCCCATGTTGCATAGATGCCTATTTTGTGACGTCTCGATTGCTATTGTATACAGTAAGCTGATTTTTCACCTTGGGCCACAGCTAATAATACCGACGGAGTGGTACGGGAGTATCATTCTAGTCATGATGTCCTCCGTCCGGCATATACCCATGGTCAAGTAAAAAGTGAAAATAGACTTGAAACGGGATCCATCCCACACCAATCATTCTATCACAGTTTAGATATTCCGGGGAGGCTGAAGGTGGTGCGGGTAACAAACTTAGATGGCAAAAAAAAGGATGGGAAAGGCCACCTGGCCGGATTACGTATTGAACACGGCTGTAGCCGCTGCCtgccgaccgaccgaccgacagTTGAGTCAAAAGTCGCGTCGCGGAAGTTTGCCCATAAAAGCTGAGATTTGAGTTGCGCGTGAAAGCGATAAGTGGTTAGTAGCCTATAACTCTTGTCGAGGCTATTTCCGTCCCCTGCACTAAAATCGAATGAACACCGACCGCAGCGCAAGGCTACGATCGGAGGGGGGCAAGATTTGTGGATCGAAAGGCAGGAAATTGCCTGAGATCTACTAAAGTTGTCTGGGGTATGTTATTATGGTATGGAACTTGGCTGGAAAGCGGCAAATCAAACGCCAAATGAGAGGCGAGAACAGCCTCGCGCGGGATGAACCCCATGACGCGACCGACGACGCGACCGGCGCGTACCGGGATGAGCGACCTCACGACTGGTCCAACTTTCTTGGACAAACAGGAAGACTGTGACTCAAGAATGAGATTCATCAACAGCGGTTAGCTGTGACTGTGATAGTGTAGTGTAAGTAGTGATCTGTTAGAATGTTTTGGAATCATCTTGATGATCATCGATGAATCGGGcccaacaaaaaaaaatcttccCCAAAGGCTGTATTTTTGGGGCTcggaagaaagagatcaGGAAGAGAGTGAAAGGGATCGAAGAAATTTTTGTTCAGTTGGCAACCGCTAAAGCGGCaaggcaaaagaaaagaagaaaaaaaaatgaaaaaggaaaaaaagaaggagtGAAGGGGAAAAAGCCGAGAACAGTAAGGCGGAATGATTGGTAGACTGAAGAATGGATGGACTGGAAAGTGGGTCAGAGTTATCAGTTGCAGGAGCGACGCGGACTGGCTGGGGAGATGAGTGGCTGCAGGCCTGCAACCCCAGCGTAAGGGGGGCGACAGCCAACGAGAACGAACGCAGGTGTGGTGAGTGGAGTCGCCGATCAACAAACCAGAGATGACGGAATGGCGCTTGGCCACCCAAGAGCCGCTAGTGGAGGCGCTAACACGCAGCGAGCAGTGGCAGAGCGGCCACTTCCATGGGTGAAAGCGAGTGGAAAGCGAGTGAAAGCGACCGCTCGTCGCTGCttttgccgccgccgccgggcCCAGCCCCCCCTGACGCCAGCTGCGCCCGGGCGCTGTGACTCAGCCTATATAAAGGCCCAACCTCCCACTTTCCTGTCGCCTTTGGAATTTTTGATCCTGGTCTTGGCACCGCCCGGAAAGCCATACTGTCCTCTCTTCCCGCCcgccatcctcccctcccctccctatACACTCTCTCCACACTCACGTACGGTTTGCAGAGATTACTGCTGATATCAGCTGTTTATATCTCTGCTATTAACCTGCTGGATCTAAACACATTTCCGGGAAGAAGATTTTTTAGGgaagccaagaaaaaaaagagtatCAAattgggaaagaaaaattcttttcttccctttttctcttttttcttctgaaCTCCAAACCGTTATCAGTCCCAGTTACTGAAACAGGAAGTTTGCAGCCTCAGGTGTGCATCTTCGCCACTCTCTCTCCAAATCGCAGATAGACATTCCCAATTCATACAAAAAccaagaaaagcaaacaaaacACACGCACCTCCCCtctcaaaaaaaaaagttgtGTCATCTAccacaaaaaaaaaacaacgTGCTTTTTCTGTCATCTCAcactcccttcctcttctgcacTTGTTCACTTACTTCCATCCATAAGTTTGTGAACGCTGCTGCTCTTGAGTTAATCTCCCCTAGAAAACACTTGACTGTGCTTTTCTAGTCCCCTGGTCGCTGCCTTATCCTCCCTTCCCATCCACCttatcctccttcctccacggCGGCTTTTTGTCATCGCCTGTCACATACCTCTGCACTCCACCTTGACTTCATTCCGTTTCGTCTTCGAAACGGTTTATTGCTTGGATCCCAGAGCAGTATTGCTGCAGGGGAGACATTGACTTGTCCATCTCCCGCAAAGGGTACGTTGTTCTCTTCACTTGGTCTTGACCTCACTTGTCTTGCCTTTCCTGGCAGACACCTCAGGTGCCTGTCGCTCTTGAGTCTCTCTGAGcgtcatctccatctgtcACTCACCTTGTCTGTCCTCTCTTGACTGACTTTGAGCTCTGCGTCTACACAGACTGCTATCTGCAAAAAGCTTTTCTATCTACTCTCAGCGTCGGCTGGTTTACGGCTCGAGTACTCCACTACTCACGTCGCGATGGATTCTCTTACGACCCATCCTTCTACCGCGCAGCAGGCCCGGGCCTTCACTTCCCCCGCCTCTCTGTCCTTCCCCGGTGGTGCCGGCGATTTGACTCCGCCTTCCGATAA of Aspergillus luchuensis IFO 4308 DNA, chromosome 7, nearly complete sequence contains these proteins:
- a CDS encoding uncharacterized protein (TransMembrane:1 (o200-219i)); its protein translation is MVFGTNSTSMPSTRTLTTTPGPSSPMDDEDVVEVVDTAASTSSSSSSPPSTRLMAVGKCKAELKSGNIGLDCPCNRGIFSLTHTNDISDKCIDCEHSVADHEGIDIDIQRKEDTRHTTLTKLTNLMDHYPLLYVRGIPDSGKGTVNQFRRENIMLMTREQEANSFFLPVDKPLEEFDSEDDRLLTQILGSFNRLCNDPQIFFLVIYFLTLSAWLSDRFIKQVVLPYLPAPGAGMRGLR
- a CDS encoding putative pre-RNA splicing factor Srp2 (COG:C;~EggNog:ENOG410PFF4;~InterPro:IPR000504,IPR012677,IPR035979;~PFAM:PF00076;~go_function: GO:0003676 - nucleic acid binding [Evidence IEA]); this encodes MTEVSSTRLYLGNLPRNVTKQDIEEHFSTHGSGKITEIKLMNGFGFIEYEDAMDARDVVPAFHGSDFKGERLTVQFARGPRRKENFPGPMDRPNMPRPRRTIFRMMVSGLPETSWQDLKDFARQSGLDVVYSETGRELGRGFVEFETANDLKTAIEKLDGREFKGSRVTCIADIQTYPDERAIRDPYRSRSPRRSYPPMDEYDRRFPAPRGYSPRAHYRERSPIPIRRDYYDRDGYGRRTPPRPRMEDYPPPRRPYDDPYDVRPPPPPRHYDDPYAPPRPYGRPRSPPRGEYMPYDRRGYW
- a CDS encoding electron-transferring-flavoprotein dehydrogenase (BUSCO:EOG092619EA;~COG:C;~EggNog:ENOG410PFF4;~InterPro:IPR040156,IPR036188,IPR017896;~PFAM:PF13450,PF05187;~go_function: GO:0004174 - electron-transferring-flavoprotein dehydrogenase activity [Evidence IEA];~go_process: GO:0022900 - electron transport chain [Evidence IEA]), with the translated sequence MASKGAVLPLLRRELRPTWSRFSRPSASLAPFSNSARISNSSLAASGKRAIRRTLFFPPVQTRAFSQSLSRKLTDEHGNFDPRQLDRESDEVDVCIVGGGPAGLAAAIRLKQLANEAGNEEFRVIVLEKAGELGAHVLSGNVLEPTAMNELLPDWLSEDNPSRFENVTPAKEDKMRFLTKNSAIPIPAPPQMNNHGNYIISLNELTKWMGERAEELGVEVYPGFAASELVYKKSDGSVLGVATNDLGVGRDGKAKDSFERGMEFHARVTLLAEGCHGSLTKQVVKKYDLRRDSQPQTYGIGVKEIWEIQPEKFKPGEITHSLGYPLPSDTYGGAWMYHFGDNMVSIGLVVGLDYPNPWLSPYGEFQKLKHHPLYKDVLEGGKCISYGARALNEGGFQSIPKCAFPGGALIGDSAGFLNVPKIKGTHSAMKSAMLAAESAYAALQGSSEGSVFLFDYEEALRKSSIWKELYEVRNMRPSFSTPLGLYGGILYSGLEAYVLKGKAPWTLKHHGTDAAATKMASECNKIEYPKPDGVISFDILTSVSRTGTNHEEDQPVHLQVEDWDKHTDVAWPKYQGVENRFCPAGVYEYVEDSSKPHGVRFQINSQNCIHCKTCDIKVPTQDINWQTPQGGEGPKYFMT